The sequence below is a genomic window from Coffea arabica cultivar ET-39 chromosome 8e, Coffea Arabica ET-39 HiFi, whole genome shotgun sequence.
CCATAAGCGTTGCCGGTAAAACAATGGACAGCAATATGATAACCTTCAgctttcctctgtttttcccCTTAATCACTGGGCAAGGTGGGAACTCCAATTCCGGAATGCCTCCACAGAGTTTGTCGTTGCCAATCAATGACATTTGACTTGCATTGCTGAAAATCCCTGTGTTTGGTACCTCTCCCTCGATGTCATTGTAGGAAAGGTTCAAGTACCTCAAATATTGAAGCTTCTCAAGTTCCTTTGGTATTGATCCAGTCAAGTTATTATTTGAAAGGTCTATTTGCCGGATGCTCTTCAAAGAAGCCAAATTTGGTGGAATTGTTCCTTGGAAAAAATTGGCCTGCATGGAAAGATTCGCCAGATTTGAACAATCAGCAAGTGACATGGGTATATCTCCAGCAAATTGGTTGTGGGAAACATTGAAATCCACCAACTGTATAAGCTTTCCAACTTCAGGAGGCAGAGAACCACTAAATGAATTTTCACCAATTTTGATGTACATCAGTGATGAGTGCGTCTGCAAAAATTGTGGTGATATAATTCCAGTGAAGTTGTTATGAGATATATCCAGATATTGCAAATTTTGACATCTCATAAGAACATTGTCAAATATATTGCCCCCTTCAAACTGGTTAAATGATAAGTTCAGATAGTATAGACCTGTGGCATTGCATAGGGTGGAGACTATCTGTCCTGACAACTCATTTTGGTCCAGACGCAATCTTTGCAAATCTTGTAATTTGCCAAAATCTCTTGGAATGACCCCTGAAAGATGGTTTTCTTCAAGGGTAAGGAGATATAGGTTGACAAAATTTCCAAATCCTTCTGGAATAGTTCCTGACAGTTGATTTGTTCCCAGGTACAatttagtgagttgatttgatAGATTGCCCATGACTTTTGGTATATTACCTCCAAAATTATTGTAACTCACGGAAATAACGCTCAGATTACTGCAGTTGGTCAGTGATGCAATAAAGTCCAAGTCTTCCGTAGAATGACTGCCGAAGAGATTGACAGCAAGATTTAGGAATTGAAGATTTGTCAGATCTCCTAAATTAGTTGGGATTTGGCCTTTAAACTTATTTCTAGAAAGATCAAGTTTCTCAAGCCCAGAAGCATTGGTGATTGAAGTTGGAAAGTTTCCATAGAACTTGTTTGACGCAACacctaaaattttcaaatttggtaGGGTGAGACCTATGTTGGTTGGGAGATTGCCATGAAAGGAATTGCCAGCTACATAAATCTCAGCAACGGCTGAAATATTAAAGATACAGGCAGGGATTATACCAGATAGATTATTTTCTGCGGCTAGGAATACAGCTAACCTTCTTAAGAGCCCCATCTCCATAGGCAGATTTCCCTCCAGGTGGTTGTACTCGAGACCAATTCTGATCAATGAAGATAGGTTCCCAATGGAAGAGGGAATC
It includes:
- the LOC140004382 gene encoding receptor kinase-like protein Xa21; its protein translation is MWGFRSSSTLANIFLLLLVAMNLSVSHVSASKQFQNETDLLALLEFKNQIYDDPFGVLNSWNHSQHHCQWEGVTCSARHQRVMTLTLRDKHLSGTISPHVGNLSFMRFIQLPGNQFHGEIPQEFGRLFRLRALNLSRNAISGKIPVNLSYCLELINISLMGNNLEGKIPIDQLSNLKKLENFYLGQNNLTGEIPSSIGNLSSLIRIGLEYNHLEGNLPMEMGLLRRLAVFLAAENNLSGIIPACIFNISAVAEIYVAGNSFHGNLPTNIGLTLPNLKILGVASNKFYGNFPTSITNASGLEKLDLSRNKFKGQIPTNLGDLTNLQFLNLAVNLFGSHSTEDLDFIASLTNCSNLSVISVSYNNFGGNIPKVMGNLSNQLTKLYLGTNQLSGTIPEGFGNFVNLYLLTLEENHLSGVIPRDFGKLQDLQRLRLDQNELSGQIVSTLCNATGLYYLNLSFNQFEGGNIFDNVLMRCQNLQYLDISHNNFTGIISPQFLQTHSSLMYIKIGENSFSGSLPPEVGKLIQLVDFNVSHNQFAGDIPMSLADCSNLANLSMQANFFQGTIPPNLASLKSIRQIDLSNNNLTGSIPKELEKLQYLRYLNLSYNDIEGEVPNTGIFSNASQMSLIGNDKLCGGIPELEFPPCPVIKGKNRGKLKVIILLSIVLPATLMVLGTVLLYLLVYRKRERRLVAGFSSMPTRVNKLLRISYHELHRATSGFSPENLIGSGHFGAVYKGTLEKHGNKLVAVKVLDLQKNGASKSFKAESKTLRNIRHRNLVSIMSYCSSIDSKGDEFKALIYEFMENGNLDLWLHPSETTAQATSSRSLNLLQKLNIAIDVASALQYLHDHCEAEIVHCDLKPSNILLDNDLVAHVGDFGLARLLPKPNNRSSEQGTSSSIAVKGSIGYAAPGNYECLQSKCYLIVHRLLFGT